The following proteins are co-located in the Xyrauchen texanus isolate HMW12.3.18 chromosome 41, RBS_HiC_50CHRs, whole genome shotgun sequence genome:
- the aoc1 gene encoding amiloride-sensitive amine oxidase [copper-containing], with amino-acid sequence MWLSWMVLLTSLAAATSTLRSREWAHHGAMMFADLSPREMNAVRDYLYSSSELGLTSAKDKTLKKNSILLMELHVPRKHEALRALDRGQAKPPRQARVVVQFGNQAKPNVTEYIVGPLPFPKSYLVKSFKGDKLIQFESRPISSVEYHHLNRVLEKIAAKTNKILHESTGFTFGNCTDRCLTFSDIAPRGLASGERRSWVMLQKFVEGYFIHPIGFEILINHKDLDPEKWAVDKLWYNGQYFDSVEELVEKYEKGTISKLKLPEHDEQDLFSTYIPRGHMNTRTNIHGAKLVEPQGPRYQVDGNFVEYAGWSFAYRVRSSAGLQIFDLRFNGERIAYEIGLQEAIAFYSGDTPAAMQTKYIDAGWMMGTSDFELAPGIDCPEIAHFVDLYHYYDTDKPVRYKNALCIFEMTTGIPLRRHFNSNFQGGYNFFGGLENHVLVIRTTSTVYNYDYIWDFIFYQNGVMESRVSATGYIHATFFTENGLNYGAKVYNYVLGNLHTHLIHYKVDLDIAGRDNSFESINLKYVNFTNPWSPDHTILQSKLHKTQHETERSAAFRFGKNLPKYLHFYNPNQKNKWGHEKGYRIQYNSHANSVLPRGWKEENGISWSRYSLAVTRHKDSEVTSSSIYTQNDPWEPLVSFENFIRNNENIVNQDLVAWVTVGFLHIPHSEDIPNTATPGNSVGFFLRPFNFFDEDPSLASRSTVIVRPDEKGQPKVQRWTPEVVGHCVSDKPFFYNGTYSGV; translated from the exons ATGTGGTTATCCTGGATGGTACTCTTGACTTCTCTGGCTGCTGCAACCTCTACATTGAGATCACGAGAGTGGGCTCATCATGGAGCTATGATGTTTGCAGATCTCTCTCCTCGAGAAATGAATGCCGTGAGGGACTACCTCTACTCCTCCAGCGAGCTGGGCCTCACTTCAGCAAAGGACAAGACCCTCAAGAAGAACAGCATCCTCCTGATGGAGCTGCATGTTCCTCGCAAACATGAGGCTCTTCGTGCTCTGGACAGAGGGCAGGCAAAACCTCCACGACAAGCACGTGTGGTGGTACAATTTGGTAACCAGGCGAAGCCAAATGTGACGGAGTACATTGTTGGCCCCCTGCCTTTCCCTAAATCCTACCTCGTCAAGTCGTTCAAGGGTGACAAGCTCATACAATTTGAGTCAAGACCGATTTCTTCTGTGGAGTATCATCACCTCAATAGGGTTTTGGAGAAGATAGCAGCTAAAACAAATAAGATTCTGCACGAAAGCACCGGCTTCACCTTCGGCAACTGCACAGACCGCTGTTTAACCTTCTCAGACATTGCTCCTCGAGGGTTAGCATCCGGTGAGAGGCGGTCATGGGTTATGCTGCAGAAGTTTGTGGAGGGCTACTTCATCCACCCCATCGGCTTTGAGATCCTCATTAACCACAAAGATTTGGATCCCGAGAAGTGGGCAGTGGACAAGTTATGGTACAATGGGCAGTATTTTGACAGTGTGGAAGAACTTGTGGAGAAGTACGAGAAGGGTACGATCTCTAAACTCAAGTTGCCTGAGCATGATGAGCAGGATCTTTTCTCCACCTACATTCCTCGAGGACACATGAACACACGGACCAACATCCACGGGGCAAAGCTTGTGGAACCCCAAGGCCCCAGGTACCAGGTGGATGGGAACTTTGTGGAATATGCCGGATGGTCCTTTGCCTACCGTGTTCGCTCTTCTGCTGGGCTGCAAATCTTTGACTTGCGCTTCAACGGGGAAAGAATTGCCTACGAGATTGGTCTGCAGGAAGCCATTGCCTTCTACTCTGGAGATACGCCAGCCGCCATGCAGACCAAGTACATTGATGCAGGGTGGATGATGGGCACCTCAGATTTTGAGTTGGCACCAGGGATTGACTGTCCAGAAATTGCACATTTCGTGGACCTTTATCATTACTACGACACAGACAAACCTGTACGCTACAAAAATGCCCTCTGCATCTTCGAGATGACCACAGGTATTCCTCTAAGGAGACACTTTAATAGCAACTTCCAAGGAGGTTACAATTTCTTTGGAGGCCTGGAAAACCACGTTCTTGTGATTAGAACTACTTCTACCGTGTACAACTACGACTACATCTGGGACTTTATTTTCTACCAGAATGGCGTGATGGAGTCTAGAGTGAGTGCCACTGGGTATATCCATGCAACGTTCTTCACAGAAAATGGACTGAACTATGGAGCCAAAGTTTACAACTATGTACTTGGAAACCTGCACACACACCTGATTCATTACAAAGTGGACCTTGATATTGCAG GACGGGACAACAGCTTTGAATCCATTAATCTCAAATATGTCAACTTTACCAATCCCTGGAGTCCAGATCACACCATTCTGCAATCAAAACTGCACAAGACTCAGCATGAAACCGAACGCAGTGCTGCCTTCCGCTTTGGCAAGAATCTCCCCAAATATCTGCACTTCTACAATCCCAACCAAAAAAACAAGTGGGGGCATGAGAAGGGCTATCGAATCCAGTATAACTCGCATGCCAATAGTGTTTTGCCTCGTGGTTGGAAGGAGGAAAATGGTATTTCATGGTCAAG ATACTCATTGGCTGTGACCAGACACAAGGACAGCGAGGTTACCAGCAGTAGCATCTACACACAGAATGACCCCTGGGAACCTCTAGTGTCCTTTGAGAACTTCATTCGcaacaatgaaaacattgttaacCAG GATTTGGTTGCCTGGGTGACAGTCGGGTTCTTACACATTCCTCATTCTGAAGACATTCCCAACACTGCGACTCCAGGAAACTCTGTGGGATTCTTCCTTCGCCCCTTTAACTTCTTTGACGAGGACCCCTCGCTCGCATCCCGCAGCACCGTCATCGTGCGACCTGATGAGAAGGGCCAGCCAAAGGTTCAGAGATGGACACCAGAGGTCGTAGGTCACTGTGTCTCAGACAAGCCATTCTTCTACAACGGCACATACAGCGGTGTCTAG